From the genome of Mugil cephalus isolate CIBA_MC_2020 chromosome 2, CIBA_Mcephalus_1.1, whole genome shotgun sequence, one region includes:
- the LOC125004211 gene encoding GTP-binding protein Rhes-like, whose protein sequence is MSLEVKEKTQVRLVFLGAAGVGKTALIRRFLQDTFEPKHRRTVEELHSKEYDIGGVKVTVEILDTSGSYSFPAMRKLSIQNSDAFALVYAVDDPESLEAVKSLRDEILEIKEDKYIPIVVVGNKVDREGERQVSSEDVLSTVEMDWNNSYLEASAKENANVVEVFKELLQQVNLPSRLSPALRRRRETFPKDTDFRPPMNKTNSCILS, encoded by the coding sequence atgtctcTGGAGGTGAAAGAAAAGACCCAGGTGCGTCTAGTGTTTCTAGGGGCAGCAGGAGTAGGAAAGACAGCCCTGATCAGACGCTTCCTCCAGGACACGTTTGAGCCCAAACACCGCCGCACCGTGGAAGAGCTGCACAGCAAGGAGTATGACATCGGTGGGGTCAAGGTCACTGTGGAGATCCTTGACACCAGCGGCAGCTACTCCTTTCCAGCCATGCGCAAGCTCTCCATCCAAAACAGTGATGCCTTCGCGCTGGTGTATGCTGTGGATGACCCAGAGTCACTGGAAGCTGTGAAGAGTCTCCGAGACGAGATTCTAGAGATCAAGGAGGACAAGTACATACCAATCGTGGTGGTGGGCAACAAGGTAGACCGGGAGGGTGAGCGTCAAGTGTCCAGCGAGGATGTGTTGTCAACTGTGGAGATGGACTGGAACAACAGCTACCTGGAAGCTTCAGCCAAGGAGAACGCCAACGTGGTGGAGGTGTTCAAGGAGCTCCTGCAGCAGGTGAACCTTCCCAGTCGCCTCAGCCCCGCGCTACGCAGACGCAGGGAGACATTTCCAAAAGACACCGACTTCAGGCCACCCATGAACAAGACTAACAGCTGCATTCTGTCATAA